A region from the Sorex araneus isolate mSorAra2 chromosome 6, mSorAra2.pri, whole genome shotgun sequence genome encodes:
- the FAM83F gene encoding protein FAM83F, whose translation MAESQLGCLDEAHVNERLTEAQAAFHYCERRRAALEALLGGGERAYRERVQRERLRDFLSGPERQALRAAWSPYEDAAPPAKAKAKGKAAPGARPAAESLAYWPDRSDTEVPPLDLGWTDAGFYRGVSRVTLFTHPPKEEKAPHLKQVARQMIQQAQKVVAVVMDLFTDGDIFQDIVDAAYKRRVPVYIILDEAGVPCFLEMCQSLELTDFRIRNIRVRSVTGVGFYMPMGKIKGALSSRFLMVDGEKVATGSYRFTWSSSYVDRNLLLVLTGQNVEPFDVEFRELYAISEEVDLFQQLGLGRPGLSYSSTVARKLINPKYALVAGSRPPPGELMRWAQQQRAAEEAPGPGEGAGGGESAQRLENFLHDLMTLEQVLPPVEPLPSTVRAPAKDGRVVSQLHVDLKPKPRGALLAPNGKGEAAANGEAALAQGGRRISRLFSRRAKRPATANGSAGSVSTEQLASGRRPTEGSSADVSGRTSPSPAKTSNCVIS comes from the exons aTGGCCGAGTCGCAGCTCGGCTGCCTGGACGAGGCGCACGTGAACGAGCGGCTGACCGAGGCGCAGGCCGCCTTCCACTACTGCGAGCGGCGGCGGGCCGCGCTGGAGGCGCTGCTGGGCGGCGGCGAGCGGGCCTACCGCGAGCGGGTCCAGCGGGAGCGGCTGCGGGACTTCCTGTCGGGCCCCGAGCGCCAGGCCCTCCGCGCCGCCTGGAGCCCCTACGAGGACGCCGCGCCGCCCGCCAAGGCCAAGGCCAAGGGCAAGGCGGCGCCCggcgcccggcccgccgccgaGTCCCTGGCCTACTGGCCCGACCGCTCCGACACCGAGGTGCCCCCGCTGGACCTGGGCTGGACCGACGCGGGCTTCTACCGGGGCGTGAGCCGCGTCACGCTCTTCACGCACCCCCCCAAGGAGGAGAAGGCGCCCCACCTCAAGCAGGTGGCCAGGCAGATGATCCAGCAGGCCCAGAAG GTGGTTGCCGTGGTCATGGACCTCTTCACCGACGGCGACATCTTCCAGGACATCGTGGACGCTGCCTACAAGCGCCGGGTCCCCGTCTACATCATCCTGGATGAGGCGGGCGTGCCGTGCTTCCTGGAGATGTGCCAGAGCCTGGAGCTCACTGACTTCCGGATCcgg AACATCCGCGTCCGCTCGGTGACGGGCGTGGGCTTCTACATGCCCATGGGGAAGATCAAGGGCGCCCTGTCGTCCAGGTTTCTGATGGTGGACGGAGAGAAAGTGGCCACGGGCTCTTACAG GTTCACCTGGAGCTCATCCTACGTGGACAGGAACCTCCTGCTTGTGCTGACCGGCCAGAACGTGGAGCCCTTCGACGTGGAGTTCCGGGAGCTCTACGCCATCTCCGAGGAGGTGGACTTGTTCCAGCAGCTGGGCCTGGGCCGCCCGGGCCTCAGCTACTCGTCCACCGTGGCCCGAAAGCTCATCAACCCCAAGTACGCGCTGGTGGCCGGCAGCCGGCCACCCCCCGGGGAGCTGATGCGCTGGGCCCAGCAGCAGCGCGCGgccgaggaggccccggggcccggggagggcgcCGGCGGCGGGGAGTCGGCCCAGCGCCTGGAGAACTTCCTCCACGACCTCATGACGCTGGAGCAGGTGCTGCCGCCCGTGGAGCCGCTGCCCAGCACCGTGCGGGCCCCCGCGAAGGACGGCCGGGTGGTCTCGCAGCTGCACGTGGACCTGAAGCCCAAGCCCCGGGGGGCGCTGCTGGCCCCCAACGGCAAGGGCGAGGCGGCAGCCAACGGCGAGGCTGCGCTGGCCCAGGGGGGCAGGCGCATCAGCCGGCTCTTCAGCCGTCGCGCCAAGAGGCCCGCCACCGCCAACGGCAGCGCCGGCTCTGTCTCCACCGAGCAGCTCGCCTCGGGGAGGAGGCCCACCGAGGGCTCCAGCGCCGACGTCTCAG GTAGGACAAGTCCCAGCCCCGCCAAGACCAGCAACTGCGTCATCTCCTGA